The following DNA comes from Caulobacter sp. X.
CCCCCCCACATCCGCGCGCTTCGCGCCAAGAATGAAGCGCTCGCGGCCCCCCCCCCCACGCCATTCGGGACTCTCGCCGCCGTCGCCTTGCCCGCGGGGTCGCCAGGGGCGAGCTCGCTTACCCGCCCATACAATCTTAGGCTATATTTTGTACTGATACTGACATAGGTTGCATCACGGCATTCGCTTGGGATGGGCTTGGCTCCGGCCGCCCGTTGAGTGGATTGGGGATGGAGTCCAGGGGGGATCGCCTGAGCCGCGCCATCAAGGGTCGCGGCATCTCCAAGATGATGGCCTTGGCGCTGGACCTCGACGTGCACGAGAGCGCCATCAGTCGCTGGCGCAAGAACGGTCCGATGTCGCTGGAAAACGCGGCGCGCATCTCCGAGGTGCTGGATATCTCGCTCGACTGGCTGGTGCTGGGACGGGGTCAAATGGACAGCCACACCATCGAGAGCCTCGCCTCCGAGGAATTCGAGCTCTTGCGCGTCATGCGCGGCCTGAGGCGCAGCGCGACCAGCCATCTGCTGGCTTTCCTGGAAGACCTGTCCCAGCCGATCGAGCCTTGAGCTGAAGGCAAGTTTGAGCCCCCCTCAATTGCTCTAGGCGCAAGCCAGCAACCGTATCTACTGAAGCCCCAAGACAATAGACTTTTCCTTTTCGGCAAGCCCCGACAGCCAATTGAATTCAAATCAATCGGCCAAATACGCCTCCGAATACTCAAGCCCCACAAGGAAACAAGCGAGATGGCCA
Coding sequences within:
- a CDS encoding helix-turn-helix domain-containing protein, coding for MESRGDRLSRAIKGRGISKMMALALDLDVHESAISRWRKNGPMSLENAARISEVLDISLDWLVLGRGQMDSHTIESLASEEFELLRVMRGLRRSATSHLLAFLEDLSQPIEP